The following are encoded in a window of Armatimonadota bacterium genomic DNA:
- a CDS encoding tetratricopeptide repeat protein, with protein sequence QAVERDEEDVDAHFSLGNAYLALDMPEAALAYLKNARTLDPESSAVHVMLARTYLMLGRRAMARRMLRRAAALAGPDDRYAEEMADLRAAVDAGTSPA encoded by the coding sequence CAGGCGGTCGAGCGCGACGAGGAGGATGTGGACGCCCATTTCTCGCTCGGGAACGCCTACCTCGCGCTCGATATGCCGGAAGCGGCCCTCGCGTACCTGAAGAACGCCCGCACGCTCGACCCGGAGTCCTCGGCGGTCCACGTCATGCTCGCCAGGACGTACCTGATGCTCGGGCGGCGCGCGATGGCCCGACGGATGCTTCGGAGGGCCGCGGCCCTCGCGGGGCCGGACGACCGGTACGCGGAGGAGATGGCGGACCTGCGCGCCGCGGTGGATGCTGGAACGAGTCCGGCATGA